The following are encoded in a window of Methylocystis rosea genomic DNA:
- a CDS encoding tyrosine-type recombinase/integrase, producing the protein MALNKLTDRKAKAFHGPGLLGDGGGLFLQVTPSGSRSWIFRFKTAGKVRTMGLGACHAVTLAAAREKAAECRKQRADSLDPLEERRAAGAARKAQGVTFREAAESCIETMQGGWRSAKTPSIWKYTLATYAYPHFGDLPVSLVTLARVEAALKPIWAKREEAGKPETARRLRRFIEAVLDYSTAKGWRSGDNPAKLDGPLRFLIPKLEEAATVTHHAAMPYAEVPAFVAELAARDDLSSIALHVLILTACRTSEVLNAKWDEVDLEKGVWTIPLRRMKTAKAHRVPLSTAAIAAFEAATRFRREGDDWVFPGARHGAPLSNMSLLQLLRRMRRQNVTAHGFRSSFRTWAEETTHYTHDVKEAALAHYSGSKVERAYQRSDHFAKRKPLMNDWSEFCVSTIEY; encoded by the coding sequence GTGGCGCTGAATAAGCTCACAGACCGCAAGGCCAAGGCCTTTCACGGCCCTGGCCTGCTTGGCGACGGTGGCGGATTGTTTCTTCAGGTGACGCCTTCGGGCTCGCGTTCATGGATTTTCCGCTTCAAGACGGCCGGCAAGGTTCGCACAATGGGGCTTGGAGCCTGCCACGCCGTGACGCTCGCCGCGGCGCGGGAGAAGGCGGCCGAATGCCGCAAGCAGCGCGCCGACAGTCTCGACCCATTGGAGGAAAGACGCGCAGCCGGCGCCGCCCGAAAGGCGCAAGGCGTCACCTTCAGGGAGGCCGCCGAATCATGCATTGAAACCATGCAGGGTGGCTGGCGCTCGGCCAAAACCCCGTCGATCTGGAAATACACGCTAGCGACATACGCCTATCCCCACTTCGGCGATTTGCCTGTGTCGCTCGTCACACTGGCGCGCGTCGAGGCGGCGCTAAAGCCAATATGGGCCAAGCGCGAGGAAGCCGGCAAACCCGAGACGGCGCGCCGGCTGCGCCGCTTCATAGAGGCGGTTCTAGATTATTCGACCGCGAAAGGGTGGCGCTCGGGAGACAACCCCGCGAAGCTAGACGGCCCATTGCGCTTTCTCATTCCAAAGCTCGAAGAGGCGGCGACGGTCACACATCACGCCGCAATGCCTTATGCGGAAGTGCCTGCGTTCGTCGCGGAATTGGCTGCGCGTGACGATCTATCGTCGATAGCGCTGCACGTTTTGATCTTGACAGCTTGCCGAACAAGCGAGGTGTTGAACGCGAAATGGGACGAGGTCGATTTAGAGAAAGGTGTTTGGACGATTCCCCTTCGCCGCATGAAAACCGCCAAAGCGCATCGGGTTCCCCTCTCCACGGCCGCCATCGCGGCGTTTGAAGCCGCCACGCGCTTTCGGCGCGAAGGCGACGATTGGGTTTTCCCCGGCGCGAGACACGGCGCGCCGCTGTCAAACATGTCCTTGTTGCAACTCTTGCGGCGCATGCGGCGGCAAAACGTCACGGCCCACGGCTTCAGGTCATCCTTCAGGACATGGGCCGAAGAAACGACGCACTACACTCACGACGTGAAAGAGGCGGCGCTCGCACACTATTCGGGCTCGAAAGTCGAACGGGCCTATCAGCGAAGCGATCACTTCGCGAAGCGCAAGCCGCTCATGAATGATTGGTCTGAGTTTTGTGTATCCACTATTGAGTATTAA